In Acidiferrobacteraceae bacterium, a genomic segment contains:
- a CDS encoding rhodanese-like domain-containing protein has product MFGMFGNNSSQIDCPEARVLVQQHGAQLVDVRSPQEFARGALPGSMNLPVQGIHAAEQHLDRERPVIVYCMSGARSAQAQAVLSQLGFDKVHNLGSIQKYLTC; this is encoded by the coding sequence ATGTTTGGAATGTTCGGAAACAACAGCAGCCAGATCGACTGTCCCGAGGCACGCGTACTGGTCCAGCAACACGGCGCCCAGCTCGTCGACGTGCGCTCACCCCAGGAATTTGCCCGTGGCGCCCTCCCCGGCTCCATGAACCTGCCGGTGCAGGGGATCCATGCGGCGGAACAGCATCTGGATCGCGAGCGTCCGGTCATCGTCTACTGCATGAGCGGTGCGCGCAGCGCCCAGGCCCAGGCAGTACTGAGCCAACTGGGCTTCGACAAGGTGCACAACCTTGGCTCGATCCAGAAATACCTGACGTGCTGA
- a CDS encoding MarR family transcriptional regulator, with the protein MNPAKATVTPSEEAVSPMCINLQMLRASHYILKAYDEAYRPFGVRATQIPVLAVLARLQPASIRSIADEMESERSVISRKLQVMEKCGWIREDANSTGREKTFVLSAKGRELIENVKPARLSVQKQLMSLLNEDEQQLLMSLCGKLRTHTLTTEDER; encoded by the coding sequence ATGAACCCAGCGAAGGCGACAGTGACTCCGTCCGAGGAAGCGGTCAGCCCCATGTGCATCAACCTGCAGATGCTGCGGGCCAGCCATTACATCCTCAAGGCCTATGACGAGGCCTATCGGCCCTTCGGCGTACGCGCCACCCAGATCCCGGTCCTGGCGGTGCTCGCCCGGCTGCAGCCGGCCAGCATCCGCAGCATCGCGGACGAGATGGAGTCCGAGCGCAGCGTGATCAGCCGCAAGCTGCAGGTCATGGAAAAGTGTGGCTGGATTCGTGAAGACGCGAACAGCACCGGACGGGAAAAGACCTTCGTGCTGTCGGCAAAGGGCCGCGAACTGATTGAAAACGTTAAACCCGCACGGTTGAGCGTGCAGAAGCAACTGATGTCACTTTTGAACGAAGACGAGCAGCAACTGCTGATGTCCCTTTGCGGGAAGCTGCGCACCCACACCCTGACAACTGAAGACGAGAGGTAG
- a CDS encoding cupin domain-containing protein: protein MQITVEHNPSPAKLDVMGVYDWPIWTKEESEFTWRYDTKETCYILEGKVTVTPDGGEPVELGRGDLVVFPAGMSCTWHITEPVEKHYDLG, encoded by the coding sequence ATGCAGATCACCGTGGAACACAATCCGAGCCCGGCAAAGCTGGACGTAATGGGGGTGTACGATTGGCCCATCTGGACCAAGGAAGAGTCGGAATTCACCTGGCGCTACGACACCAAGGAAACCTGCTACATCCTCGAGGGCAAGGTTACCGTCACGCCCGACGGCGGCGAACCGGTGGAACTGGGCCGGGGCGACCTGGTGGTGTTTCCCGCCGGCATGTCCTGCACCTGGCACATTACCGAGCCCGTGGAAAAACACTACGACCTCGGCTAG